A DNA window from Eptesicus fuscus isolate TK198812 chromosome 8, DD_ASM_mEF_20220401, whole genome shotgun sequence contains the following coding sequences:
- the LOC129149983 gene encoding putative protein FAM90A13P yields MAHKRKQPQRAPVAHKAPPPEEENPRVRCWKCGAFGHKASSLRCPMKRQGGALAAHALGSNEMKENRNPWNPRDLSHRAPFNKAARLTQQRVRNEQHRQDLRQRLQQRARGGPQHNWKDKTESCDYVRVRCWNCRAFGHKASSHRCPLKHRNRALAPQAMDSNKIKENLKPRNPRVQKNPGRFNRAARETEQRAWIQGLDQTLIHQPQAKFPDGNSHSIQHAIDHSVGQDADLIIKVPGKKAAQTSSQTCQKPQKKPRLSPYLKSTQSPDLQPLYQGPLIKTLQPCHVSQFPPIPGVPDQPRRKVFQISDKGPWSSMPMTTHSHPPAEKLTAFAQISPTTEKSEALCPCVPLSVLLEALQLSSSSEGDGQ; encoded by the exons ATGGCCCACAAAAGGAAGCAGCCACAGAGGGCCCCAGTGGCACATAAGGCTCCCCCACCAGAGGAGGAAAATCCCAGG GTGAGATGTTGGAAATGTGGGGCCTTTGGGCACAAGGCAAGCAGCCTCAGGTGTCCCATGAAGCGTCAGGGTGGGGCCTTAGCCGCCCATGCCCTGGGCTCCAATGAGATGAAGGAGAACCGGAATCCTTGGAATCCCAGGGACCTGAGCCACCGAGCGCCCTTCAACAAGGCTGCTAGGTTAACCCAGCAGAGAGTTCG GAATGAACAACACAGACAGGATCTTCGTCAGAGATTACAACAGAGAGCCCGAGGAGGGCCCCAGCACAACTGGAAGGACAAGACCGAATCCTGTGACTACGTGAGG GTGAGATGCTGGAACTGCAGGGCCTTTGGGCACAAGGCAAGCAGCCACAGGTGTCCACTGAAGCACAGGAATAGGGCCCTAGCCCCCCAGGCTATGGACTCCAACAAGATCAAGGAGAACCTGAAACCACGGAATCCCCGTGTTCAGAAGAACCCAGGACGCTTTAACAGGGCTGCTAGGGAGACTGAGCAGAGAGCATG GATCCAGGGCCTGGACCAAACCCTCATCCACCAGCCACAGGCCAAGTTCCCTGATGGGAACTCACACAGCATCCAACATGCTATTGACCACAGTGTGGGCCAGGACGCTGATCTCATAATCAAGGTGCCTGGCAAGAAAGCTGCCCAGACCTCCAGCCAGACCTGCCAGAAGCCCCAAAAGAAACCCAGACTCAGCCCCTACCTGAAGAGCACCCAAAGTCCTGACCTCCAGCCTCTGTACCAGGGCCCTCTGATCAAGACTCTCCAGCCCTGCCACGTGTCCCAGTTCCCACCAATTCCTGGGGTTCCAGACCAGCCCCGCAGAAAGGTCTTCCAGATATCAGACAAAGGTCCATGGAGCTCTATGCCTATGACAACTCattcccaccctcctgctgagaAGCTCACCGCCTTTGCTCAGATCTCTCCCACCACCGAGAAGTCAGAGGCACTCTGTCCCTGTGTCCCCTTGAGTGTCCTCCTTGAAGCCCTTCagctttcctcttcctctgaagGTGATGGCCAGTGA